The following are from one region of the Methanospirillum hungatei genome:
- the hxlA gene encoding 3-hexulose-6-phosphate synthase — MNRPVLQVALDLVELDRALTIAGEAVNGGADWLEVGTPLIKSEGMRAVRMLKSAFPDLKIIADMKTADTGAIEVEMAAKSGADIVCVLGASDDSVIAESVRAARKYGVRIMADLISVHNPAERAEELERLGVDYICAHTGIDQQMTGTDSLDLLMKVINKVSIPVAAAGGISEKTAPGAIASGAFIVIVGGSIIRSSDVSGSTRRIREAMNQPVPYTGPEKTREEEILEILNMVSSSNVSDAMHRKGSMVGMISVCSGTKAVGKAITVQTFAGDWAKPVEAIDRAGAGDVIVINNDQGTFVAPWGELATISCQNRGVAGVIIDGAVRDVDDIKKMHFPIWAKTFQPNAGEPKGFGEIGSEISCGGQSVSPGDWIIADESGVVVIPRTRAYEIARRAREVYNTELRIREELRRGKTLSQVMNLLRWEKKQ, encoded by the coding sequence ATGAACCGTCCTGTACTCCAGGTCGCGCTGGATCTGGTTGAACTGGACCGTGCCCTGACCATTGCAGGGGAAGCGGTCAATGGAGGAGCAGACTGGCTTGAAGTCGGTACTCCTCTCATTAAAAGCGAAGGAATGCGGGCGGTACGCATGCTCAAGTCAGCATTTCCGGACCTGAAGATTATTGCGGACATGAAGACCGCAGATACTGGTGCGATAGAAGTTGAGATGGCAGCAAAATCCGGAGCTGATATTGTCTGTGTTTTGGGTGCCTCAGATGATTCAGTAATTGCTGAATCAGTCAGAGCTGCACGGAAATATGGTGTCAGGATAATGGCTGATCTGATTTCTGTTCACAATCCCGCTGAACGAGCCGAAGAGTTAGAGCGATTGGGTGTTGACTATATCTGTGCTCATACTGGTATAGACCAACAGATGACGGGTACAGATTCTTTGGATCTTCTCATGAAAGTGATAAATAAAGTGAGCATCCCGGTAGCTGCTGCAGGAGGGATTTCTGAAAAAACAGCACCTGGAGCAATAGCATCTGGAGCTTTCATTGTAATTGTTGGGGGATCAATAATCCGGTCATCTGATGTGTCAGGATCAACGCGCAGAATCCGTGAAGCAATGAACCAGCCTGTCCCATATACTGGCCCGGAAAAAACAAGAGAAGAAGAGATTTTAGAAATCCTGAACATGGTCTCTTCATCGAATGTATCAGATGCCATGCATCGAAAGGGATCAATGGTAGGAATGATTTCTGTTTGTTCTGGAACAAAAGCGGTGGGGAAAGCAATTACAGTCCAGACATTTGCAGGAGATTGGGCAAAACCCGTAGAAGCGATTGATCGTGCCGGAGCAGGTGATGTCATCGTCATTAACAATGATCAGGGAACTTTTGTGGCACCATGGGGAGAACTTGCAACCATCTCATGTCAGAACCGGGGCGTTGCTGGGGTAATTATTGATGGCGCCGTAAGAGATGTTGACGATATAAAAAAGATGCATTTTCCTATCTGGGCTAAGACTTTCCAACCAAATGCCGGAGAACCGAAAGGATTTGGTGAGATCGGGTCTGAAATCTCCTGTGGCGGACAATCTGTTTCACCTGGTGACTGGATTATCGCTGATGAATCAGGAGTAGTTGTAATTCCCAGAACACGTGCATATGAAATTGCACGGAGAGCACGTGAAGTATACAATACAGAGCTTCGGATCAGAGAAGAACTGAGACGAGGAAAAACTCTCTCACAGGTTATGAACCTCCTTCGTTGGGAGAAAAAACAATAA
- a CDS encoding transcription elongation factor Spt5: METEHRLTRIFAVKTTNRAERSVADNIDKAVRDEDNDIRVMSVIVPDELKGYVLVETDEPLARVQELMEHVPSARTVLTGITTLEEVGHYLIPKPAVSGIDEGTIVELINGPFKGEKAVVKRVDASKEEITVELYESVLPIPITVRGDHVRVIDRGEDDS, encoded by the coding sequence ATGGAGACTGAACACCGTCTTACCCGCATCTTTGCGGTAAAGACCACGAACCGGGCAGAACGGTCGGTCGCAGACAATATCGACAAGGCGGTGCGGGACGAGGATAATGATATCCGGGTAATGTCGGTAATTGTTCCTGATGAACTGAAAGGGTACGTTCTGGTAGAAACAGATGAACCATTGGCCAGAGTTCAGGAACTGATGGAACATGTACCGAGTGCGCGCACTGTGCTTACCGGAATAACCACCCTTGAGGAAGTTGGGCATTACCTGATTCCAAAACCTGCAGTCAGCGGGATAGATGAAGGCACTATTGTCGAACTTATCAATGGTCCCTTTAAGGGTGAAAAAGCGGTTGTCAAGCGAGTTGACGCCTCTAAAGAAGAGATTACAGTTGAACTCTACGAAAGTGTACTGCCAATTCCAATCACGGTTCGCGGCGATCATGTCCGCGTTATTGACCGTGGTGAGGATGATTCATAA
- a CDS encoding S8 family serine peptidase, with amino-acid sequence MKFAHIRFMLKLLLLTGLFLSGFVIGITIADQSENQTDTMSVDQNSAPYVPGELIVKYKDGTVAALAAEGSGPVALEALGAEVSTDFSSEGLSNLQALDISGPLSVKEAIDELEQSPYVAYAEPNYIISLSLPETEPAGPDDPGALSALSVPNDPKFGEQWGLANTGQTGGMSGADIHAKEGWDTTTGSDSIVVAVIDTGVDYTHPDLAANIWTNSGEIPNNGIDDDGNGYIDDVHGYDFINNDNDPMDDNGHGTHCAGVIGAVGNNGVGIAGLNWKVKIMPLKFLRADGNGDTAASLNAIAYARRMGADVISCSWGGTAKSQALGDAIASTNILIPCAAGNAGSNNDITPHYPSGFDSPQIISVAASDAKDGIPSFSNYGASTVDVAAPGDWIMSTYPSSLGYPYVKMKGTSMATPHVAGLAALLLSKNPSMTPSALKAKIMETVDKLSAFNGKTVSGGRINVQKALGGGSSSSGVVPLPGMSQSPKDLNGDGKFEDVNGNGRADYSDVVTFFKQMEWISKNEPVTAFDFSGNNRIDFTDVVKLFQSI; translated from the coding sequence ATGAAATTCGCGCATATACGTTTTATGCTAAAACTGCTATTATTAACCGGATTATTTTTATCTGGATTTGTTATTGGAATCACCATTGCTGACCAGTCAGAAAACCAGACAGATACTATGAGTGTGGACCAAAATTCTGCTCCATATGTTCCGGGTGAATTAATTGTTAAATATAAAGATGGTACTGTAGCGGCTCTTGCAGCAGAAGGATCTGGTCCAGTGGCTCTGGAAGCTCTCGGTGCAGAAGTCTCTACTGATTTCTCATCGGAGGGACTTTCAAATCTCCAGGCACTTGATATATCAGGTCCATTGTCAGTAAAAGAAGCAATTGACGAATTAGAACAGTCACCATATGTGGCATATGCGGAACCAAATTATATCATTTCTTTATCATTGCCTGAAACCGAACCTGCGGGACCGGATGATCCTGGGGCTCTTTCCGCTCTTTCTGTTCCCAATGATCCGAAGTTCGGAGAGCAGTGGGGACTTGCAAATACCGGACAGACCGGTGGAATGAGTGGTGCGGATATTCATGCAAAAGAGGGATGGGATACGACTACCGGGTCTGATTCAATAGTCGTTGCGGTAATTGATACCGGTGTTGATTATACTCATCCGGATCTTGCTGCTAATATCTGGACAAATTCTGGTGAAATTCCGAATAATGGTATAGATGATGACGGTAACGGGTATATTGATGATGTCCATGGTTATGATTTCATCAATAATGACAATGACCCTATGGACGATAATGGTCATGGAACCCACTGTGCCGGAGTCATCGGAGCTGTTGGCAATAATGGAGTCGGCATTGCAGGTTTGAACTGGAAAGTAAAAATCATGCCATTAAAGTTCCTCCGTGCTGATGGAAATGGAGATACCGCAGCATCACTGAATGCTATCGCATATGCACGTCGTATGGGAGCTGATGTCATAAGTTGTTCGTGGGGTGGCACTGCAAAAAGTCAGGCTCTTGGCGATGCAATTGCCTCAACAAACATTCTGATCCCGTGTGCTGCAGGAAATGCCGGATCGAATAATGATATCACTCCGCATTATCCATCCGGATTTGATTCCCCACAGATTATTTCTGTAGCGGCATCAGATGCAAAAGATGGAATCCCCTCATTTTCTAATTATGGGGCATCAACCGTTGATGTTGCCGCTCCAGGTGACTGGATCATGTCAACCTATCCAAGTTCTCTTGGGTACCCGTATGTAAAAATGAAAGGGACATCAATGGCAACACCCCATGTAGCAGGGCTCGCAGCATTACTCCTTTCAAAGAATCCATCCATGACCCCTTCTGCCCTGAAGGCAAAAATTATGGAGACAGTGGATAAACTCTCTGCGTTTAATGGGAAAACAGTCTCCGGTGGAAGGATTAATGTACAAAAAGCACTTGGCGGTGGAAGTTCATCTTCAGGTGTAGTACCTCTCCCTGGTATGAGTCAGTCACCAAAAGACCTGAATGGTGATGGGAAATTTGAGGATGTAAATGGGAATGGTAGAGCAGATTATTCTGATGTTGTAACCTTCTTCAAACAAATGGAATGGATAAGCAAAAATGAACCGGTTACAGCATTTGACTTTTCAGGGAATAATAGAATTGACTTTACTGATGTTGTAAAATTATTTCAGTCAATATAA
- the msrA gene encoding peptide-methionine (S)-S-oxide reductase MsrA, which yields MEVAFFAGGCFWGIEAAFQQIPGIKSTRVGYMGGHTNEPTYQDVCSDKTGHAETVAIEFDETIVSYQSLLKHFFSMHNPTEIDRQGPDIGSQYRSVVFYTTNEQKEQAEKFIADINLSDRYNVPVATEVIPASTFWPAEDYHQSYFMKIGQRYGRSLF from the coding sequence ATGGAAGTTGCTTTTTTTGCTGGGGGTTGTTTCTGGGGTATAGAAGCAGCATTCCAGCAGATTCCAGGAATTAAAAGCACACGTGTTGGATATATGGGGGGGCATACCAATGAACCAACATATCAGGATGTCTGCTCAGATAAAACAGGTCATGCTGAAACTGTTGCTATTGAATTTGACGAAACAATAGTATCCTATCAATCGCTTCTCAAACATTTTTTCTCTATGCATAATCCTACCGAGATAGATCGGCAAGGTCCGGATATCGGAAGTCAATATCGTTCAGTTGTTTTTTACACTACAAATGAACAAAAAGAGCAGGCAGAAAAGTTTATTGCAGATATCAATCTGTCCGACCGATATAATGTTCCAGTAGCCACGGAGGTAATTCCAGCATCTACATTCTGGCCTGCGGAAGATTACCATCAGTCATATTTTATGAAAATTGGACAGCGTTATGGTCGGAGTCTGTTTTGA
- the rpl12p gene encoding 50S ribosomal protein P1, with protein sequence MEYVYAALLLHKAGKEINESSVQAVLSAAGIAVNESRVKALVASLDGVDIEDAISKAAAAPVAVAAAPAAAGAAPAAAAAEEAPAEDKKAEEESGMAGLGALFG encoded by the coding sequence ATGGAGTATGTATACGCTGCACTCCTTCTGCACAAAGCAGGAAAGGAGATCAACGAATCCTCTGTTCAGGCAGTACTTTCTGCCGCTGGTATCGCTGTCAACGAATCACGTGTAAAAGCACTTGTTGCATCCCTTGATGGTGTAGACATTGAGGACGCAATCAGCAAGGCAGCAGCAGCCCCAGTCGCTGTTGCAGCAGCACCTGCAGCAGCTGGAGCCGCTCCGGCAGCAGCTGCAGCAGAAGAAGCCCCAGCTGAAGACAAGAAAGCTGAAGAAGAAAGTGGAATGGCAGGGCTCGGAGCCCTCTTCGGCTAA
- a CDS encoding alkaline phosphatase family protein, whose protein sequence is MNSSFRYGLIKKFVLILIFILSIEMGSAASPDPYGVILISWDGISKDTLENLLEGDGLPHLTNLLENGTIINISITDHYPDSMAGHAQILTGYSPEQTGVFKSMRYGEIPLGMTVFERLEDTLGSDNISTAIVASQEKSLGTLKGLPFYHAGRVVDYYYGRNSDAGLVGSVASESVYHFGSLGRFFIFAHFRDAADAGYAYGAGSPEQIAAIREIDEATGMILQALDDLGISDKTVLYVTTDHGFNTGPKDHTGQISLWMVTNEPGYNLTGDQKDIVPTVLKRLGVPYHEMNPPYNATALIP, encoded by the coding sequence ATGAACTCTTCTTTTCGATATGGTTTGATAAAAAAATTTGTGCTGATTCTCATTTTCATTCTCTCAATTGAGATGGGATCTGCAGCATCACCAGATCCTTATGGAGTTATTCTAATTTCCTGGGATGGGATATCAAAAGATACTCTGGAAAACCTTCTGGAAGGAGATGGTCTCCCTCATCTAACCAATCTTTTAGAAAACGGGACTATTATTAACATTTCTATTACAGATCATTATCCTGATTCCATGGCAGGCCATGCCCAGATTTTAACAGGCTATTCTCCAGAACAGACCGGCGTTTTTAAAAGTATGCGGTATGGTGAGATTCCTCTAGGAATGACAGTTTTTGAACGACTTGAAGATACCCTTGGATCAGATAACATCAGTACTGCAATTGTTGCATCACAGGAGAAAAGTCTTGGGACACTCAAAGGTCTGCCCTTTTACCATGCAGGCAGGGTGGTTGATTATTATTATGGCCGGAACAGTGATGCCGGACTGGTTGGATCAGTAGCATCCGAGTCAGTCTATCATTTTGGTTCTCTGGGACGCTTTTTTATCTTCGCTCACTTCAGAGATGCGGCAGATGCAGGATATGCATACGGGGCAGGATCTCCTGAGCAGATTGCGGCTATCCGGGAGATAGATGAAGCTACCGGGATGATTTTACAAGCATTAGATGATCTGGGGATATCAGATAAGACCGTCCTTTATGTAACCACAGATCATGGGTTTAATACTGGTCCCAAGGATCATACCGGACAGATATCTCTCTGGATGGTAACAAATGAACCTGGATATAACCTGACCGGAGATCAAAAAGATATCGTTCCGACAGTTCTTAAGCGACTGGGCGTTCCCTACCATGAGATGAATCCTCCGTATAATGCAACGGCTCTCATCCCCTGA
- a CDS encoding 50S ribosomal protein L10, with protein MALYTAHLPQWKKDEISTIKRLTGEYKLVGLVDMYGIPARQVQDIRRNLRGKAELIMTRNTLIEHAFGENEGSILELSSHLSGHSALIFTNENPFKLYSMLEKTKTKMAARPGETAPEDIVISKGPTSFRPGPIVGELQQAGIPAAIEAGKVTIRETKTVVKAGEEINKKLADALAKLDIKPMDVGLVLQAAFYEGSIYESDVLAIDETAFYNSIITAATHAFNLSVNAAYPTKDTASALLTKAVRDARGVAVEAAVTSSDVIDAVIGKAQAQAMALSNVVN; from the coding sequence ATGGCATTGTATACCGCTCATCTGCCCCAGTGGAAGAAGGATGAGATTTCAACTATCAAACGTCTTACCGGTGAATATAAACTGGTAGGTCTTGTTGATATGTATGGAATCCCAGCCAGACAGGTGCAGGATATCAGAAGAAATCTTCGCGGCAAAGCCGAACTGATAATGACCCGGAACACACTCATCGAACATGCGTTTGGTGAGAATGAAGGATCAATATTAGAACTCTCTTCACACCTATCCGGACACTCTGCTCTCATCTTTACCAATGAAAATCCTTTCAAGCTCTACAGTATGCTTGAAAAGACAAAAACGAAGATGGCAGCACGTCCTGGTGAGACTGCACCGGAAGATATCGTCATTTCAAAAGGACCGACCAGTTTCCGTCCTGGTCCGATCGTAGGAGAACTTCAACAAGCCGGTATTCCTGCGGCAATTGAGGCAGGAAAAGTTACCATTCGTGAAACAAAAACAGTGGTAAAGGCCGGTGAGGAGATCAACAAAAAACTTGCAGATGCACTCGCCAAGTTAGATATCAAACCGATGGATGTCGGTCTGGTTCTGCAGGCAGCCTTCTATGAAGGAAGTATCTATGAGTCTGATGTCCTTGCGATCGATGAGACTGCATTCTACAACAGCATTATCACCGCTGCAACACATGCTTTTAACTTATCAGTCAATGCTGCATATCCAACCAAGGATACCGCATCTGCACTGCTTACGAAAGCTGTTCGTGATGCACGGGGAGTTGCTGTCGAAGCTGCGGTCACTAGCAGTGACGTTATTGACGCCGTTATTGGAAAGGCACAGGCTCAGGCCATGGCCCTTTCAAACGTTGTCAATTAA
- a CDS encoding DUF3821 domain-containing protein, whose protein sequence is MNTQTLLIVFIFLAGIFISPVVADLKIIRAGGTVFLGEEGLDITASGIEDGGQIGWWAPGSSRSSEPTEIMSVSNPTSFYVSPSTFSGKEGLWYAWPDQTPVFQVKKPQISVRVYDESSDFDASGKWVPRGDAISFRISSNVYEANSRGGPDGQVDIVLISPQGARFSSVSGPSGSFSLTGIPLTSSLTSTGPVWSTGGVDSGTWIVQAELSMNRIKDNLPDMGSGISTQVEILIQNVNPLIKSPVAIEVGTPTQEKPIEKETSTPVITPKITRTPTIQTTPTSQGTPVFTQSELPNAQKKITESSVLLQPTITIHTAEEEPTTETTPYATQTQTPLGLASITGALLVLFIIRRS, encoded by the coding sequence ATGAATACACAGACACTCCTTATCGTCTTCATTTTTTTGGCAGGAATATTTATTTCTCCGGTTGTGGCAGACTTGAAGATAATCAGGGCAGGCGGAACCGTTTTTTTGGGTGAGGAGGGACTTGACATCACAGCATCAGGGATAGAAGATGGTGGACAAATTGGCTGGTGGGCTCCAGGTAGCAGCAGATCTTCAGAGCCAACAGAGATAATGAGTGTCTCTAATCCAACATCATTTTATGTATCTCCATCAACGTTCTCTGGAAAAGAAGGGCTCTGGTATGCATGGCCTGACCAGACTCCGGTTTTTCAGGTAAAAAAACCCCAGATTTCTGTACGAGTGTATGATGAATCTTCGGATTTTGATGCTTCAGGAAAATGGGTTCCCAGAGGAGATGCAATTTCGTTTAGAATTTCATCAAACGTCTATGAGGCAAATTCAAGAGGCGGACCTGATGGGCAAGTAGATATTGTCCTAATCAGCCCACAGGGTGCCAGGTTTTCTTCTGTTTCAGGTCCTTCCGGATCATTTAGTCTGACCGGGATTCCTCTTACTTCCTCACTCACATCAACTGGCCCGGTCTGGAGTACTGGTGGTGTAGACAGCGGAACCTGGATAGTTCAGGCAGAACTTTCCATGAACCGAATAAAAGACAATCTCCCAGACATGGGATCAGGAATTTCTACACAAGTTGAAATATTAATTCAAAATGTCAATCCCCTGATAAAATCTCCAGTCGCCATTGAAGTTGGAACACCAACTCAGGAAAAACCCATAGAAAAAGAAACAAGTACTCCTGTTATTACACCCAAAATTACACGAACCCCAACAATACAAACGACACCAACTTCACAAGGAACTCCTGTCTTCACTCAGTCAGAACTGCCCAATGCACAGAAAAAAATTACGGAATCTTCGGTATTACTTCAGCCAACAATAACAATTCATACTGCTGAGGAAGAACCAACCACAGAGACCACCCCGTATGCGACACAAACTCAAACACCTCTGGGATTAGCATCCATAACAGGGGCATTATTAGTCCTGTTTATTATCAGAAGATCCTGA
- a CDS encoding protein translocase SEC61 complex subunit gamma, with protein sequence MEIPKLDINLNEELFRKYVRILKLARFPTRDEYTKIALVAAAGVVLIGIIGFIIYELFLLLPA encoded by the coding sequence ATGGAAATCCCTAAACTGGACATCAACTTAAACGAGGAACTCTTCCGCAAATACGTGCGTATCCTCAAACTCGCCCGCTTTCCAACCAGAGATGAATATACAAAAATCGCTCTTGTTGCTGCGGCAGGTGTCGTACTCATAGGTATCATCGGGTTCATCATCTACGAACTCTTCCTGCTGCTCCCGGCCTGA
- the ftsZ gene encoding cell division protein FtsZ — translation MKSIVEEALNRAKAEQQIPQNNSDLDAVLRTMTTRISVVGCGGAGSNTITRMMDEGIAGTTLYAINTDAMHLATVKADHRILIGRQRTRGLGAGSYPQVGEEAALESEHEIRRAVEDSDMVFITAGLGGGTGTGCAPVVARAAHEEGALTIAIVTLPFSSEGAIRMENAEAGLERLRDVADTVIVVPNDRLMEVVPKLPLYAAFKVADEVLMRAVKGITELITVPGLVNLDFADIRAVMEKGGVAMIGMGESEAQDKSADAVRKAIRSPLLDIDISCATSALVNVTGGPDMTMGEAEGVVEEVYNLIDPDARIIWGAQIDPTMQNTIRTLLILTGVRSPQIYGRNEKNNPKFQRHFEIDFLK, via the coding sequence ATGAAATCTATCGTAGAAGAAGCGCTTAACAGGGCAAAAGCAGAACAGCAGATTCCGCAAAACAACAGCGATCTGGATGCAGTCCTCCGGACGATGACCACCAGGATTTCTGTTGTCGGTTGTGGTGGAGCCGGATCCAACACCATTACCCGGATGATGGATGAGGGGATTGCAGGCACAACATTGTATGCCATTAATACAGATGCCATGCATCTTGCAACCGTGAAAGCGGATCACCGGATATTAATTGGACGGCAACGAACAAGGGGTCTTGGAGCCGGCTCATACCCACAGGTCGGGGAAGAAGCTGCTCTTGAAAGTGAACATGAAATTCGTCGGGCTGTTGAAGACTCAGATATGGTATTCATTACTGCCGGTCTTGGTGGGGGGACCGGGACCGGATGTGCACCAGTGGTCGCCCGGGCAGCTCATGAAGAGGGAGCATTAACTATAGCAATTGTCACGCTTCCTTTCTCATCCGAAGGAGCTATCAGGATGGAAAATGCTGAAGCAGGACTTGAACGGCTCAGAGATGTTGCAGATACGGTTATCGTCGTTCCAAATGACCGTTTGATGGAGGTTGTTCCAAAGCTTCCTTTATACGCTGCTTTTAAAGTGGCTGATGAAGTTCTTATGCGGGCAGTAAAAGGGATCACAGAACTCATTACCGTTCCCGGATTGGTTAACCTGGATTTTGCTGATATCCGTGCGGTTATGGAAAAAGGAGGTGTCGCCATGATCGGTATGGGCGAGAGTGAAGCACAAGACAAATCTGCGGATGCTGTACGAAAGGCCATCAGATCTCCACTCCTTGACATAGATATTTCCTGCGCCACATCTGCACTCGTTAATGTGACCGGAGGTCCTGACATGACCATGGGCGAAGCAGAAGGAGTTGTAGAAGAAGTCTATAATCTTATTGACCCGGATGCACGTATAATCTGGGGAGCTCAAATAGATCCTACCATGCAGAACACTATCCGGACTCTCCTTATCCTGACTGGTGTTCGGTCGCCACAAATATATGGTAGGAATGAAAAAAATAACCCGAAATTTCAGAGACACTTTGAGATTGATTTTCTGAAGTGA
- a CDS encoding 50S ribosomal protein L11 codes for MAEVVEVLVPGGKATAGPPLGPALGPLGINVKAVVDEINKKTASFNGMQVPVRVEVDDKKNFTISVGIPPTTALIMKEAGVEKGSGEPNTNIVGDMPLESAVTIAKMKLDDMLSYDLKNAVKEVIGTCVSLGITVSGKKPKDMLKEIDSGAHDAVLVG; via the coding sequence ATGGCAGAAGTAGTCGAGGTACTAGTACCCGGTGGTAAAGCAACAGCTGGTCCACCACTTGGTCCGGCGCTGGGTCCCCTCGGTATCAACGTCAAAGCCGTTGTTGATGAGATTAACAAAAAGACCGCATCCTTCAATGGTATGCAGGTCCCTGTCCGTGTTGAGGTGGATGATAAGAAGAATTTCACCATCTCGGTCGGTATTCCGCCCACGACAGCTCTCATCATGAAAGAGGCAGGCGTTGAAAAAGGCTCTGGAGAGCCGAATACCAATATTGTCGGGGACATGCCGCTTGAGTCTGCTGTCACGATTGCCAAAATGAAACTTGATGATATGCTTTCTTATGATCTCAAAAATGCGGTCAAAGAGGTTATCGGTACCTGCGTCTCGTTAGGTATAACCGTTTCAGGCAAAAAGCCCAAAGATATGCTCAAAGAGATTGATTCGGGCGCTCATGACGCAGTTCTCGTGGGATAG
- a CDS encoding 50S ribosomal protein L1 — protein MVEKSVLIDALKKAKEQAPERKFTESVDMTINLKNIDMSQPKNRIDETILLPNGNGRVVKIAVLGSGDIVTQARESGVELIMGPEEIERLGGAPREARKVASEHQFFLAETQVMSLVGRWLGPRLGPRGRMPQPIPAGVDIRPIVERLRKSVKVRTKDKMSFSLKVGTTSMSEEEVAENIDAILKRILGKLEMGDFQVRSVYVKTTMGPSVKVEL, from the coding sequence ATGGTAGAGAAAAGCGTCCTTATTGACGCATTGAAAAAGGCAAAAGAACAGGCGCCTGAACGGAAATTCACCGAGAGTGTCGATATGACCATTAACCTGAAAAATATCGACATGTCTCAGCCGAAAAACCGTATTGATGAGACAATTCTCCTTCCTAATGGGAATGGAAGAGTAGTCAAGATTGCCGTTCTCGGATCTGGTGACATTGTTACCCAGGCCAGAGAATCCGGTGTCGAACTCATCATGGGACCGGAAGAGATTGAGCGCCTTGGAGGTGCCCCTCGTGAAGCACGTAAAGTTGCATCCGAGCATCAGTTTTTCCTTGCAGAAACGCAGGTTATGAGTCTTGTCGGAAGATGGCTGGGTCCAAGGCTTGGTCCCCGTGGCAGAATGCCGCAGCCGATTCCCGCCGGTGTGGACATCCGTCCAATCGTGGAACGACTTCGGAAATCTGTAAAAGTCAGAACCAAAGACAAGATGTCATTCTCACTCAAAGTTGGTACTACCTCTATGAGTGAAGAGGAAGTTGCAGAGAACATCGATGCAATCCTCAAGCGTATTCTTGGAAAACTGGAGATGGGTGACTTCCAGGTCAGATCGGTCTATGTTAAGACAACCATGGGGCCGTCTGTAAAGGTGGAGTTATAA
- a CDS encoding nitroreductase family protein, translating into MNLGATIIKSRRSVRSYTDSPLSDEIIKETLECGRLAPTAMNLQPWLIGVVTDRDLLKKIADFTDHGKFIADAAACFVTCGDKSAKYYLEDCCAATMNMITCLQAYGVGTCWVAGDKKEYGTDICKLLDIPEPFSLISLIPAGYPKEVKVPSKKPGKEIFFTNRWSPEEK; encoded by the coding sequence ATGAATCTTGGAGCTACGATAATCAAATCACGCCGTAGCGTCAGGTCATATACTGACTCACCGCTCAGTGATGAAATTATAAAAGAAACGCTTGAATGCGGTCGTCTAGCGCCGACTGCGATGAACCTTCAACCATGGCTGATAGGTGTTGTAACCGACCGCGATCTCTTAAAGAAGATCGCTGATTTTACAGATCATGGAAAATTCATTGCAGATGCTGCTGCATGTTTTGTTACCTGTGGCGATAAAAGTGCCAAATATTACCTGGAAGACTGCTGTGCTGCAACGATGAATATGATCACCTGCTTACAGGCATATGGTGTTGGAACGTGCTGGGTGGCAGGTGATAAAAAAGAGTATGGAACAGATATTTGTAAACTTCTGGATATCCCTGAGCCTTTCTCTTTAATTTCTCTAATACCTGCAGGATATCCGAAAGAAGTGAAAGTGCCGAGTAAAAAACCAGGAAAAGAGATATTCTTTACAAATCGGTGGTCACCAGAAGAAAAATAA